A portion of the Chromobacterium sp. IIBBL 290-4 genome contains these proteins:
- the nuoG gene encoding NADH-quinone oxidoreductase subunit NuoG, protein MLEIEIDGKKLTVPQGSTVIEAAHSVGTYIPHFCYHKKLSIAANCRMCLVEVEKAPKPLPACATPVTDGMKVHTASPLAKKAQQGVMEFLLINHPLDCPICDQGGECQLQDLAVGYGNSTSRYEEEKRVVVGKDMGPLVSAEEMSRCIHCTRCVRFTEEVGGFQEIGMANRSEFSEILPFLGKTVDSEISGNVIDLCPVGALTSKPFRYSTRAWELSRRKSVSPHDGLGSNLVVQVKSNEVMRVLPLENEAINECWIADRDRFSYEGLNSAERLQKPMIKFDGKWHETDWETALNYVVKGLNGVSADHGKDAIGFLLSPHSTTEELHLAQKLARAFGVNAIDYRLRRSDFSADAAKQGVEWLGSTISELAAAKSVLVIGSTLRKEQPLLASRLRQSVKQGNELNIIHIADDNLLTQIKGKLIVSPLALVNALSQVLKAVAEIKAGTSEIDLAAVEVSAQARLIAESLSGAETASVVLGNVAQHHPAYSQLLSLAQEISRLSGARFGVLSEAANSVGAELVGALPQNGDNAAAMIAKPKKAYFLLNTEVEFDSYNSQAAVAAMKQAATVIALTAYQGKGLLDYADVLLPIAPFSETAGSFVNMEGKLQTFNGVVKPLGETRPAWKVLRVLGNMLNLAGFEQNSAEEVRAEFGDFAAKLNNALSKVAANPAVSSGIVRVGEVPMYQADAICRRAPSLQATNEAKGAAVARAHSSLLAKLGVSGAALLKQGEAEVRVAVQADDSLPADVLRVAATLGLGGMFDAIEIKQG, encoded by the coding sequence GGCAGCACCGTCATCGAGGCGGCCCACTCGGTGGGCACCTATATTCCGCACTTCTGCTACCACAAAAAGCTGTCCATCGCGGCCAACTGCCGCATGTGCCTGGTGGAAGTGGAAAAAGCGCCCAAGCCTTTGCCGGCTTGCGCCACCCCGGTCACCGACGGCATGAAGGTCCACACCGCGTCGCCGCTGGCCAAGAAAGCCCAGCAAGGCGTGATGGAGTTCTTGCTGATCAACCACCCGCTGGATTGCCCGATCTGCGACCAGGGCGGCGAATGCCAGCTGCAGGATCTGGCCGTCGGCTACGGCAACTCCACCTCGCGTTACGAGGAAGAGAAGCGCGTGGTGGTGGGCAAAGACATGGGCCCGCTGGTTTCCGCCGAGGAAATGTCGCGTTGCATCCACTGCACGCGCTGCGTCCGCTTCACTGAAGAAGTGGGCGGCTTCCAGGAAATCGGCATGGCCAACCGCAGCGAGTTCTCGGAAATTCTGCCCTTCCTGGGCAAGACCGTGGATTCGGAAATCTCCGGCAACGTCATCGACCTGTGCCCGGTGGGCGCGCTGACCTCCAAGCCGTTCCGCTACAGCACCCGCGCCTGGGAACTGTCGCGCCGCAAATCGGTAAGCCCGCACGACGGCCTCGGCTCCAACCTGGTGGTTCAGGTGAAGAGCAATGAAGTGATGCGCGTGCTGCCGCTGGAAAACGAAGCCATCAACGAGTGCTGGATCGCCGACCGCGACCGCTTCTCCTACGAAGGCCTGAACAGCGCCGAACGCCTGCAAAAGCCGATGATCAAGTTCGACGGCAAGTGGCACGAGACCGACTGGGAAACCGCGCTGAACTACGTGGTGAAGGGCCTGAACGGCGTGTCCGCCGATCACGGCAAGGACGCCATCGGCTTCCTGCTCAGCCCGCACTCCACCACTGAGGAACTGCACCTGGCCCAGAAGCTGGCGCGCGCCTTCGGCGTCAATGCCATCGACTACCGCCTGCGTCGCAGCGATTTCTCGGCCGATGCCGCCAAGCAAGGCGTCGAATGGCTGGGTTCGACCATCTCCGAACTGGCCGCCGCCAAGTCGGTGCTGGTGATAGGTTCCACGCTGCGCAAGGAACAGCCGCTGCTGGCCTCGCGTCTGCGTCAATCGGTGAAGCAGGGCAACGAGCTGAACATTATCCACATCGCCGACGATAATCTGCTGACCCAGATCAAGGGCAAGCTGATCGTATCGCCGCTGGCGCTGGTGAACGCGCTGTCGCAAGTGCTGAAGGCCGTGGCCGAGATCAAGGCAGGCACCAGCGAGATCGATCTGGCTGCCGTGGAAGTGTCCGCGCAAGCGCGCCTCATCGCCGAAAGCCTGAGCGGCGCGGAAACCGCGTCCGTGGTGCTGGGCAATGTGGCGCAACACCATCCGGCCTACAGCCAGCTGCTGTCGCTGGCCCAGGAAATCTCCCGCCTGAGCGGCGCGCGTTTCGGCGTTCTGTCCGAAGCCGCCAACAGCGTGGGCGCCGAACTGGTGGGCGCGCTGCCGCAAAACGGCGACAACGCCGCCGCGATGATCGCCAAGCCGAAGAAGGCCTACTTCCTGCTGAACACGGAAGTGGAATTCGACAGCTACAACAGCCAAGCCGCCGTGGCCGCGATGAAGCAAGCCGCCACCGTGATCGCGCTGACCGCCTACCAGGGCAAGGGCCTGCTCGATTACGCCGACGTGCTGCTGCCGATCGCGCCGTTCTCGGAAACCGCCGGCTCCTTCGTCAATATGGAAGGCAAGCTGCAAACCTTCAACGGCGTGGTCAAGCCGCTGGGCGAAACCCGTCCGGCCTGGAAGGTGCTGCGCGTGCTGGGCAATATGCTGAATCTGGCCGGTTTCGAGCAGAACAGCGCCGAGGAAGTGCGCGCCGAGTTCGGCGACTTCGCCGCCAAACTGAACAACGCGCTGTCCAAGGTCGCCGCCAATCCGGCCGTGTCCTCCGGCATCGTCCGCGTAGGCGAAGTGCCGATGTACCAGGCCGACGCCATCTGCCGCCGCGCGCCGTCGCTGCAGGCCACCAACGAAGCCAAGGGCGCTGCCGTCGCTCGCGCGCACAGCAGCCTGCTGGCCAAGCTGGGCGTGTCCGGCGCCGCGCTGCTGAAGCAGGGCGAAGCCGAAGTCCGCGTCGCGGTGCAAGCCGACGACAGCCTGCCGGCCGATGTGCTACGGGTTGCCGCCACGTTGGGCTTGGGCGGCATGTTCGACGCTATTGAGATCAAGCAGGGGTAA